The nucleotide window CAATTCGTTGCGTACAGATGAGCAGGACTGTGTGTGGAAACGCCGTATGAAACAATATTTCAATGCAAATGCGGGTCGTTTTTTAATTGCCGGTAATGCTTTGACAACGGGCGAGCATGGTTTTTATTTCGGAGAACAACTTTTGGAGCAGCAGGGATATGAGGCTTTGGGCAAGGCAATTCGGCATATTCAACGGCAAGAAGCTCAACGACAGCAGCCATTTAGTGGTATTTTGGTGAAGGATTTTTATGCTCATAGCCAAGAAAATGCGCGGGTATTGAAGCGTTTTCAGTTGAAAGAAGTAGAAACCGACCCTTCTATGGTGTTGGATATACGCTGGAAGCGGTTTGAGGATTATTTGGGGGCGATGAGTTCGAAGTATAGGGTGCGTGCCAAAAAATTGCTTAAAAAAGGGGCAACGTTGGAAATCAGGGATTTAGATGCCGACTTTCTGCAAGCGCAAGCGCAGGCAATATATGATTTGTACAACAGTGTGAGCCAAAAAGCGGAGTTTAATTTGGCAACAGTACCGCCTCACTATTTTTATACACTCAAGCGGGCAATGGGGTCGGTGTTTGGAGTAAGGGGTTATTTTTTGGATAATCAATTAGTGGGCTTTATCACGATGTTTTTTACGGATACCATTTTGGAAACGCATTATATCGGTTTTGAAGAGCGCATGAACCAAAGCCACGCTTTGTACCAAAATATATTGTATGATGTGGTGCGCGTAGCCATTGAACGACAAGTGCAACATATTGGTTTTGGCAGAACGGCATTGGAACCGAAGAGTTCGGTGGGGGCGCACGGGATAGCAATGAATAATTACGCCTGGTATGTCAATCCGCTCATTTATCATTTTTGCCCGCCATATTTAAGCGTCTTAAAAACAACGATTGGGTGATGCGACACCCTTTTAAAGAAGAAGAAATAGACCAAGCCAATACCAATTGATAGGCAATAATGTTTTTGGGACATTCTCACTCAGGATAGTATGTATTTTATGTGTGGCTGAAAGTACTAAAAACACCTGATAACTGCTATTTCATTTTATAATTTTTGGGTTTTTCTGTCGTTTTGGTAAAATAAAAGTCGCTTTGCTATTTTTATTTGAAAATAATCATGATTTTTGAAGCCAAAATTTATTAAACACACACATCGTAAAGAAACACATGGGAAGAGGTGAAATTCAAGTTTTTAGTATCTCGTGGCTCGATTTTTTGTCGTGCACGTTGGGTTCTATGATTTTATTGTTTGTTATCGTTCCGAAATTAGACACCAAATTGCGCGATGAATTGTTGAAGATGAAAGAATTGGAAAACCTCAAAGCACAAATGGTGAATATTGATGTATTAAAAAAGCAACTGAACGAAACTTTAAAAAAAATAGAAAATACCGTAGCAAAAGACGACTACGAAGAGTTGAAGCAGAAATTTAATAATTTTGACCAAACCACCCAAACGCTCAATTTGGCGGTGGAAGAATTGGAAAAACGCCTCAAAGAGTTGCAGATACAATTGCAGCGAAGCGAAGAAGAACGCTCGCGCTTGCTGAGGTTGTTGGAGGATACGAATAAAACATGGAGGAAACCAAAAACAACTCGCCCAATGCGAAACCGAGCGCGAAAAGCTGCGGCGCGAAACCGAACCCCTCCGCCAACAAATCGTAGAACTCGAAGAAAAAGTGAAACAATTGGAGGAGCAACTCAAAAAGTGCGTGAGTGGCGACAAATCTGCCACCGACCTCATCGCTATTCTCCAAAAAGAAAACGAAGACCTCAAAAAGAAAGTGGATCAAATTCAGGCAAGTCCCGCACCTACCAGCACCTCTGCTTTGGAAGAAGAAATATTAGATTTGAAAGACCAAATCAATCAATTGGAAAAGAAAAAAACAGCGGGTTTGAGCTTGGATAAAAATTTGGTGATTATGCTTGATGTATCAGGCAGTATGGACGACGAGCCGGAGCCGGAAAAATTGGATAATGTAAAAGCCGGACTGAAAATGCTCATTGCTACGATGGACGAAAGTTTTAATGTGGATATTGTGATTTTTCCGCAGGGAGCCGGCGAAGGACAGGATTATCAAGCTTTCTTTAATAAATTGGTATCGGTTAATAAAGAAAATAAATACCTCATTTATAATGAGGTGAGTAAGCTCTACGCCCGCAACTGTACGCCCCCGCGCGCTGTATTCGAGCATGTATTTAATCACGATGCTTACAAAAATGCCAACACCATCATTTTCCTATCCGATGGTTTGCCCACTTACCGCAAAGGCACAGATTGCCCCACCGACCCCACCGATGCGCTCCTGATGGACGTAAAAAAGATGAACAACGGACGCTGCAAAATCAATACTATCGGTGTAGGTGCAGCTTACCGCAATTTGAGCAGCACCAAACCGGAGGTGCAGTTTATGAAAGATTTAGCTAAACAAAACAAAGGTTTTTATATCGGTTTCTAACACTCAAAGCAGTGGCAGATTACTCTTCTTATCTGATATTGGCAAT belongs to Sphingobacteriales bacterium and includes:
- a CDS encoding GNAT family N-acetyltransferase, with translation MLINGFVSGCSLNIAKAERVKCKEIDLVVAERLEAVKEQWDSLLGQRQLLLCGTYLEAIERAAAEDMEFRYVIFYKNGKIAGAAYFQILMLRNSLRTDEQDCVWKRRMKQYFNANAGRFLIAGNALTTGEHGFYFGEQLLEQQGYEALGKAIRHIQRQEAQRQQPFSGILVKDFYAHSQENARVLKRFQLKEVETDPSMVLDIRWKRFEDYLGAMSSKYRVRAKKLLKKGATLEIRDLDADFLQAQAQAIYDLYNSVSQKAEFNLATVPPHYFYTLKRAMGSVFGVRGYFLDNQLVGFITMFFTDTILETHYIGFEERMNQSHALYQNILYDVVRVAIERQVQHIGFGRTALEPKSSVGAHGIAMNNYAWYVNPLIYHFCPPYLSVLKTTIG